Proteins from one Oryza sativa Japonica Group chromosome 12, ASM3414082v1 genomic window:
- the LOC4352277 gene encoding protein SPIRAL1-like 3, which produces MGRGVSSGGGQSSLGYLFGGGEAPKSAEKPAPVQKPAPSSSAEKLKEIPAGIQSSKANNYMRAEGQNCGNFLTDRPSTKVQAAPGGGSSLDYLFSGNKDGK; this is translated from the exons ATGGGTCGTGGTGTTAGCAGCGGGGGTGGTCAGAGTTCCCTGGGCTACCTGTTTGGTGGTGGTGAAGCTCCGAAGTCAGCTGAGAAGCCTGCTCCAGTTCAAAAGCCTGCCCCTTCGTCCTCTGCAGAGAAGCTGAAAGAGATCCCAGCCGGTATTCAAAGTAGTAAGGCGAACAATTACATGAGGGCTGAAGGTCAAAACTGTGGAAATTTCCTTACG GACCGTCCGTCAACCAAGGTGCAGGCTGCTCCAGGCGGTGGTTCATCACTTGACTATCTCTTCAGTGGCAACAAGGATGGCAAGTGA